A stretch of the Medicago truncatula cultivar Jemalong A17 chromosome 5, MtrunA17r5.0-ANR, whole genome shotgun sequence genome encodes the following:
- the LOC11412353 gene encoding peroxidase 72, giving the protein MVNSINFLLLFSLLVFAPCCHCKTKLGDYLYPQFYDESCPKVEEIVKSVVAKAVTKEPRMAASLLRLHFHDCFVKGCDASVLLDSSGTIISEKRSNPNRNSARGFEVIEEIKSAVEKECPQTVSCADILTLAARDSTVLTGGPSWDVPLGRRDSLGASISGSNNNIPAPNNTFQTILTKFKLKGLNIVDLVALSGSHTIGDSRCTSFRQRLYNQTGNGKSDFTLDQNYAAQLRTRCPRSGGDQNLFVLDFVTPVKFDNNYYKNLLANKGLLSSDEILLTKNQVSADLVKKYAESNDLFFEQFAKSMVKMGNITPLTGSRGEIRKRCRKINN; this is encoded by the exons ATGGTCAATTCTATAAACTTTCTCCTGCTTTTTTCTCTACTAGTCTTTGCTCCCTGCTGTCACTGTAAAACGAAACTAGGAGACTACCTCTACCCTCAATTTTACGACGAATCATGTCCTAAAGTTGAAGAGATTGTCAAGTCCGTAGTTGCTAAGGCTGTCACTAAAGAACCCCGCATGGCTGCTTCTTTGCTGAGACTACATTTCCATGACTGTTTTGTCAAG GGTTGTGATGCATCGGTGTTGCTAGATAGCAGTGGAACAATCATCAGCGAAAAGCGGTCAAATCCAAACCGTAATTCAGCTAGAGGATTTGAAGtaattgaagaaattaaatcCGCCGTAGAGAAAGAGTGTCCCCAGACAGTCTCTTGTGCTGATATTTTGACTCTTGCTGCTAGAGATTCAACTGTTCTT ACTGGTGGACCAAGTTGGGATGTACCTTTGGGAAGAAGGGATTCTCTTGGTGCAAGCATAAGTGGCTCAAACAACAACATTCCTGCCCCAAACAATACATTCCAAACCATCTTAACAAAATTCAAGCTTAAGGGACTTAACATTGTTGATCTAGTTGCTCTATCTG GTAGCCACACTATAGGAGATTCACGATGCACCAGCTTTAGACAAAGACTCTACAACCAAACTGGGAATGGCAAGTCAGATTTCACTCTTGACCAAAACTATGCTGCTCAATTGCGCACTCGGTGCCCAAGATCTGGTGGAGACCAAAATCTATTTGTCCTAGACTTTGTCACACCAGTAAAATTCGACAACAACTACTACAAGAATTTATTGGCCAACAAGGGTCTCCTAAGTTCTGATGAAATTCTGTTGACAAAGAATCAAGTATCTGCAGATTTAGTGAAAAAGTATGCAGAAAGCAATGATCTTTTCTTTGAGCAATTTGCCAAGTCCATGGTTAAGATGGGAAACATTACTCCCTTAACAGGATCAAGGGGTGAAATCAGAAAACGCTGCAGAAAGATTAATAACTGA